The following are encoded in a window of Vigna unguiculata cultivar IT97K-499-35 chromosome 8, ASM411807v1, whole genome shotgun sequence genomic DNA:
- the LOC114194711 gene encoding uncharacterized protein LOC114194711, with product MDEAEFDAAFGFPSEFPYEFHSPGGEPVESGSTGTESSDEEDFFAGLTRRLSHASLYDTKKEQLLTVPICNGDKAESQKMKARGLAGSPQSILSGIGSWSGRSGGSGDGSPNGSSRVPSPTTTPFKATNDAWDVLYAAAGQVARLRMNDEVSSKFEFQNGGVFGGVSPAVVAENAFFVNHGGPQARYPQVRPEQMLKQQCGSVWGRQEKVAWVTQQHQPQVQNRVRDLREFGYDYEAMNCTRALPHSAWHRPLQVKPQNQPVSHFGTGSRPGLQAGSGGVNKRGCAGTGVFLPRQYGAPPPESRKKTGCAAPVLVPAKVIHALNLNIDDINAASQQRFSGAFGADYDALLAKRNALILQQKFNMRREDAANHELRLPQEWTY from the exons ATGGATGAAGCTGAGTTTGACGCCGCGTTTGGCTTCCCGTCCGAGTTTCCCTACGAGTTTCACTCGCCCGGGGGCGAACCGGTCGAGTCCGGTTCGACCGGGACTGAGAGCAGCGACGAGGAGGACTTCTTCGCCGGGTTGACTCGCCGACTCAGTCATGCATCGCTCTATGACACCAAGAAGGAACAACTGCTCACTGTTCCAATCTGCAACGGTGACAAGGCTGAG AGTCAGAAAATGAAGGCTCGGGGTTTGGCTGGGTCGCCTCAGTCTATACTGAGTGGTATCGGAAGCTGGTCTGGTCGGAGTGGCGGTTCCGGCGACGGGAGTCCGAACGGGTCTTCTCGTGTTCCGTCGCCAACGACGACGCCGTTTAAGGCGACGAATGATGCGTGGGATGTGCTGTACGCAGCCGCAGGGCAAGTTGCGAGGTTGAGGATGAACGATGAAGTCTCTTCGAAGTTTGAGTTTCAGAACGGGGGAGTTTTTGGGGGTGTTTCTCCGGCAGTGGTGGCGGAGAATGCGTTTTTCGTGAACCATGGCGGTCCACAG GCTCGGTACCCGCAGGTGAGACCGGAGCAGATGCTGAAGCAGCAGTGTGGTTCGGTTTGGGGAAGGCAAGAGAAGGTTGCCTGGGTGACCCAGCAGCACCAGCCACAAGTTCAGAACAGAGTCCGTGATTTGCGTGAGTTTGGGTATGACTATGAAGCTATGAACTGCACACGCGCTTTGCCTCATTCTGCATGGCACCGTCCTCTTCAAGTGAAGCCACAGAATCAGCCGGTGTCGCATTTCGGAACCGGGTCTCGACCCGGTTTGCAAGCTGGATCTGGCGGTGTTAACAAAAGGGGTTGTGCTGGAACAGGGGTTTTCCTGCCTCGTCAGTATGGGGCCCCTCCCCCTGAATCTCGCAAGAAAACAG GTTGTGCTGCTCCGGTTTTGGTCCCAGCTAAGGTTATCCATGCTTTGAACCTCAACATTGATGACATCAATGCCGCTAGCCAACAACGTTTTTCTGGTGCATTCGGGGCGGACTATG ATGCTTTGTTAGCAAAGAGAAACGCTCTGATTCTGCAACAGAAGTTCAACATGCGGCGAGAGGATGCAGCCAACCATGAACTTCGCTTGCCTCAGGAATGGACGTACTGA
- the LOC114193217 gene encoding surfeit locus protein 2-like: protein MATSEDSGKKEGTNLLGSPTFTELGNARFRCVETGHEVLSKDIASYSQSKKCRLGLIDFALTNRKAPLNMFKQDPLCRSKLICKLTGDNVNKSEEHIWKHMSGKRFLNKLEREEEEKLSCQGMEVEESLQESESAEGGGKDKKKKKKKNKNKGIDEENLLESKSANPGEKDRMKKKKNKDTTIEEIRSEVTKSPVENSDTEVEDNDTEDEDFWMPPVGDRWDHDDGGDRWGSESESESVQEIEDGNVIDGDGDAAEDCKESEELSSRTKRMSIEIGPSSFATRKKKSKNHHA from the exons ATGGCAACCAGCGAAGACAGTGGAAAGAAGGAAGGGACCAACTTGCTAGGCTCGCCCACTTTCACAGAGTTGGGAAACGCCCGTTTCAGGTGCGTTGAAACTGGGCACGAGGTCCTTTCTAAGGACATAGCGTCCTACTCTCAGAGCAAAAAATGTCGTTTGGGTCTCATCGATTTCGCCTTGACGAACCGCAAAGCCCCTCTCAACATGTTCAAACAAGACCCTCTCTGTCG TTCAAAGTTGATATGTAAGCTGACTGGGGACAACGTGAATAAGTCAGAGGAACATATCTGGAAGCATATGAGTGGGAAAAGATTTCTCAATAAATTAG agagagaggaagaagagaagTTATCGTGCCAAGGAATGGAAGTTGAAGAGAGTTTACAGGAGTCAGAAAGTGCAGAAGGTGgaggaaaggataaaaagaagaagaagaagaagaataagaacaAAGGGATTGATGAGGAGAACTTACTGGAGTCGAAAAGTGCAAATCCTGGAGAAAAGGAtagaatgaagaagaaaaagaataaggACACGACAATTGAAGAGATTAGATCAGAAGTTACGAAGTCTCCCGTTGAGAATAGTGACACAGAAGTTGAGGATAATGACACAGAAGATGAAGACTTCTGGATGCCTCCTGTTGGTGATCGGTGGGACCATGATGATGGAGGAGATCGATGGGGTTCCGAGTCTGAGTCTGAGTCAGTGCAGGAAATTGAAGATGGGAATGTAATCG ATGGTGATGGTGATGCTGCTGAGGATTGCAAGGAGTCAGAAGAGTTGTCATCAAG GACAAAAAGAATGTCAATAGAAATTGGACCGAGCAGCTTTGCtacaagaaagaagaaaagtaaGAACCATCACGCTTAG
- the LOC114193439 gene encoding 17.8 kDa class I heat shock protein-like gives MSLIPSFFGGKRSNVFDDPFSLDIWDPFEGFPLSATLANLTSSGDESSAIANTRVDWKETPQAHVFNVDLPGLKKEEVKVEVEDGKVLQISGERSREKEEKDDRWHRVERRTGKFIRRFWLPENAKVDQVKAAMENGVLTVTVPKEEEKKPEVKSVKISG, from the coding sequence ATGTCTCTAATCCCTAGCTTCTTCGGTGGTAAACGAAGCAACGTCTTCGACGACCCTTTCTCTCTGGATATATGGGACCCTTTTGAGGGGTTTCCCCTTTCAGCTACTCTGGCCAACCTCACTTCCTCCGGTGATGAAAGCAGCGCCATAGCCAACACTCGCGTGGACTGGAAGGAGACGCCGCAGGCTCACGTGTTCAACGTGGACCTTCCCGGGTTGAAGAAGGAGGAGGTGAAGGTGGAGGTGGAAGATGGGAAGGTGCTGCAGATCAGTGGAGAGAGAAGCagagagaaggaagagaaagatgATAGATGGCACCGCGTTGAACGAAGAACTGGGAAATTCATTAGAAGGTTCTGGCTTCCCGAGAATGCTAAAGTAGATCAGGTTAAGGCTGCTATGGAGAATGGGGTGCTCACTGTTACTGTTCCTAAAGAGGAAGAGAAGAAGCCTGAGGTCAAATCGGTTAAAATTTCTGGTTAA
- the LOC114195670 gene encoding 17.5 kDa class I heat shock protein-like, whose product MSLIPSFFGTGRRTNVFDPFSLDVWDPFETALSFPRSEVSSETAAIANTRIDWKETPEAHVFKADLPGLKKEEVKVEIEEGRVLQISGQRTKEKEDKNDKWHRVERSSGSFLRRFRLPENAKVNEVKAAMENGVLTVTVPKEEVKKPDVKPVQITG is encoded by the coding sequence ATGTCGCTCATTCCAAGTTTCTTCGGCACAGGGCGAAGGACCAACGTCTTCGACCCCTTCTCCCTTGACGTGTGGGACCCATTCGAAACCGCACTCTCCTTTCCGCGCTCCGAGGTCTCGAGCGAGACGGCGGCGATCGCCAACACGCGCATCGACTGGAAGGAGACGCCGGAGGCGCACGTGTTCAAAGCGGATCTCCCGGGGCTGAAGAAGGAAGAGGTGAAGGTGGAGATCGAGGAGGGGAGGGTGCTTCAGATCAGCGGCCAGAGGACGAAGGAGAAGGAGGACAAGAACGACAAGTGGCACCGCGTGGAGCGTAGCAGCGGCAGCTTCCTCCGCCGCTTCCGGCTGCCGGAGAACGCCAAAGTCAATGAGGTTAAGGCTGCTATGGAGAACGGAGTGCTCACAGTCACTGTTCCCAAGGAGGAAGTGAAGAAGCCCGATGTGAAACCCGTTCAGATCACTGGCTAG
- the LOC114193942 gene encoding 18.2 kDa class I heat shock protein-like: MALIPNIFGSRRSNVYDPLFEDIFDPWGGFPLASLGGEGNAMVNTRVDWKESAEAHVFSVDLPGLKKEEVKVEVEDGRVLQISGERSREKEEKDDKWHRVERSSGKFVRRFRLPENAKMEEIKAAMENGVLTVTVPKEEENKPQMKSIQISG; the protein is encoded by the coding sequence ATGGCTCTCATCCCAAACATCTTCGGTAGTCGACGAAGCAACGTGTACGATCCTTTGTTTGAGGATATATTTGACCCTTGGGGAGGGTTCCCCTTGGCTTCGTTGGGTGGAGAAGGCAATGCCATGGTCAACACTCGCGTGGATTGGAAAGAGAGTGCAGAGGCTCACGTGTTCAGCGTGGATCTTCCTGGGTTGAAGAAGGAGGAGGTGAAGGTGGAAGTGGAAGATGGGAGGGTGCTGCAGATTAGTGGAGAGAGAAGCAGAGAGAAGGAAGAGAAGGATGATAAGTGGCACCGCGTTGAGAGAAGCTCTGGGAAGTTCGTGAGGAGGTTCAGGCTTCCCGAGAATGCAAAAATGGAAGAGATCAAGGCTGCTATGGAAAATGGGGTGCTCACTGTTACTGTACCTAAAGAGGAAGAGAACAAACCTCAGATGAAGTCGATTCAAATCTCTGGCTAG
- the LOC114193511 gene encoding uncharacterized protein LOC114193511, which yields MKKLCPNLAREDGLQTVLEVPIPEEIFTIKSGTSRAWHNMKSWMKPNVESSTSSSLYGDQNTDMQLLLGVVGAPLIPLPITSHNQPITIKSHNIEASMAKYIVKQYVAAVGGERALNWVESMYAMGEVRVGATEFSGGEECASKKKMVKVKKMQKKGEVGGFVVWQKKPELWCLELVVSGYKISAGSDGKVAWRQTPWHHSHASRGPPRPLRRLLQGLDPRSTANLFNNSICIGEKTVNDEECFILKLEADSNSLQTRSSSNVEIIRHTVWGYFSQRTGLLVQLEDSHLLKLKTTASDSIFWETNMESLIQDYKFVDGINIAHAGKTWVTLSRFGEGPEGHSKTRVKEVWKIEEVDFNIKGLSIDCFLPPSDLKKEEEKVVEECRVPASNNTKLPYKIQSASFKISVSKVAAVNVDDSSGSESDDDDDEEEDM from the exons ATGAAGAAGCTCTGTCCCAATCTTGCTCGCGAGGATGGGCTCCAAACGGTGCTGGAGGTTCCCATCCCAGAAGAGATTTTCACCATCAAAAGCGGAACCAGCAGAGCTTGGCATAACATGAAGTCATGGATGAAGCCAAACGTTGAATCTTCTACATCATCATCACTCTATGGAGACCAAAATACTGATATGCAACTCTTGCTTGGTGTTGTTGGCGCACCATTGATCCCTCTTCCCATCACCTCTCACAACCAACCCATCACCATTAAATCCCATAACATT GAGGCTTCGATGGCGAAATACATAGTGAAACAGTACGTGGCGGCTGTGGGAGGAGAGAGAGCTTTGAATTGGGTGGAAAGCATGTACGCGATGGGGGAGGTGAGAGTAGGGGCAACAGAGTTTTCAGGAGGGGAAGAATGTGCGAGTAAGAAGAAGATGGTGAAGGTGAAGAAGATGCAGAAGAAAGGTGAAGTGGGAGGGTTTGTGGTGTGGCAGAAGAAGCCAGAACTGTGGTGTTTGGAGCTGGTTGTTTCCGGTTACAAAATCAGTGCCGGGAGTGATGGAAAAGTGGCATGGAGGCAAACACCTTGGCACCATTCTCATGCTTCTCGTGGCCCACCAAGACCACTCAGGCGTTTACTTCAG GGTCTTGATCCAAGGTCCACGGCCAATTTGTTCAACAACTCCATATGCATTGGAGAGAAGACGGTGAATGACGAAGAATGTTTCATATTAAAACTTGAAGCAGATTCCAATTCACTTCAAACAAGAAGTAGCAGCAACGTAGAGATTATACGCCACACTGTGTGGGGCTACTTCAGCCAAAGAACAGGTCTTTTGGTCCAATTAGAAGACTCTCACTTGCTGAAACTCAAAACCACAGCAAGTGATTCTATATTCTGGGAAACCAACATGGAGTCTCTGATACAAGACTACAAATTTGTAGATGGAATTAACATAGCACATGCAGGAAAAACATGGGTGACATTGTCTAGGTTTGGTGAAGGCCCTGAGGGCCATTCCAAAACCAGAGTAAAAGAGGTTTGGAAGATTGAAGAAGTGGATTTTAACATCAAAGGGTTGTCCATTGATTGCTTCCTACCACCGAGTGATTtgaagaaagaggaagaaaaagtGGTGGAAGAGTGTAGGGTGCCTGCAAGCAATAATACAAAGTTACCTTACAAGATTCAATCTGCTTCTTTTAAGATTAGTGTTTCCAAAGTAGCTGCTGTTAATGTGGATGATTCAAGTGGTAGTGaaagtgatgatgatgatgatgaagaagaagacatGTAA